Proteins encoded in a region of the Mycolicibacterium duvalii genome:
- the mscL gene encoding large-conductance mechanosensitive channel protein MscL, whose translation MLKGFKEFISRGNVIDLAVAVVIGAAFTGLVTAFTENVIQPLIDRIGAGPDAEYGVLRIPLGGEQFVDLNAVLSAAINFLIVAAVIYFIIVVPFKKLKERDKKVESTETELTLLTEIRDLLKADADGASAGRHGTPPETK comes from the coding sequence ATGCTCAAAGGCTTCAAGGAGTTCATCTCCCGCGGAAACGTCATCGATTTGGCCGTCGCGGTGGTCATCGGTGCCGCGTTCACCGGTCTGGTCACCGCGTTCACCGAGAACGTCATACAGCCTCTGATCGACCGGATCGGCGCCGGCCCGGACGCCGAATACGGGGTCCTGCGGATTCCGCTGGGCGGCGAGCAATTCGTCGACTTGAACGCGGTGCTGTCGGCGGCGATCAACTTCTTGATCGTGGCGGCCGTCATCTACTTCATCATCGTCGTGCCGTTCAAGAAGCTTAAGGAACGAGACAAGAAGGTGGAGAGCACCGAGACGGAGTTGACCCTCCTGACCGAGATCCGCGATCTGCTCAAGGCCGACGCCGACGGTGCCAGCGCCGGCCGGCACGGCACCCCACCCGAGACGAAGTAG
- a CDS encoding MspA family porin encodes MKAISRVLVAMVASIAALFVSTGTSHAGLDNELSLVDGQGRTLTIQQWDTFLNGVFPLDRNRLTREWFHSGKATYIVAGEGADDFEGTLELGYQVGFPWSLGVGINFSYTTPNIAFDGFESVGFFDPVFGNEFSGIVTPPLFPGVSISADLGNGPGIQEVATFSVDVEGPGGSVAVSNAHGTVTGAAGGVLLRPFARLVSSTGDSVTTYGEPWNMN; translated from the coding sequence ATGAAAGCAATCAGTCGGGTGCTGGTCGCGATGGTGGCGTCCATCGCGGCGTTGTTCGTGAGCACTGGCACTTCGCATGCAGGTTTGGACAACGAGTTGAGCCTGGTCGACGGTCAGGGTCGGACGTTGACCATTCAGCAGTGGGACACCTTCCTCAACGGGGTGTTCCCGCTGGACCGCAACCGGTTGACCCGTGAGTGGTTCCACTCGGGCAAGGCCACCTACATCGTGGCCGGTGAGGGTGCCGACGATTTCGAGGGCACGCTGGAGCTGGGTTACCAGGTGGGCTTCCCGTGGTCGCTGGGTGTGGGCATCAACTTCAGCTACACCACCCCCAACATCGCTTTCGACGGATTCGAGAGCGTCGGGTTCTTCGATCCGGTGTTCGGTAACGAGTTCTCCGGCATCGTGACCCCGCCGCTGTTCCCGGGTGTGTCGATCAGCGCGGATCTGGGCAACGGCCCGGGTATCCAGGAGGTCGCGACGTTCTCGGTGGATGTCGAGGGCCCGGGTGGCTCGGTGGCGGTGTCCAACGCGCACGGCACGGTGACCGGTGCGGCCGGTGGTGTGCTGCTGCGTCCGTTCGCCCGGCTGGTCTCGTCGACCGGTGACAGCGTCACCACCTACGGCGAGCCCTGGAACATGAACTGA
- a CDS encoding MspA family porin, which translates to MKTISRVLIAMVASIAALFVSTGTSHAGLDNELSLVDGQGRTLTIQQWDTFLNGVFPLDRNRLTREWFHSGKATYIVAGEGADDFEGTLELGYQVGFPWSLGVGINFSYTTPNIAFDGLQGVGFFDPVFGNEFSGIVTPPLFPGVSISADLGNGPGIQEVATFSVDVEGPGGSVAVSNAHGTVTGAAGGVLLRPFARLVSSTGDSVTTYGEPWNMN; encoded by the coding sequence ATGAAAACCATCAGTCGGGTATTGATCGCAATGGTTGCATCGATCGCGGCGTTGTTCGTGAGCACTGGCACATCTCATGCAGGTCTGGACAACGAGTTGAGCCTGGTCGACGGCCAGGGTCGGACGTTGACCATTCAGCAGTGGGACACCTTCCTCAACGGGGTGTTCCCGCTGGACCGCAACCGGTTGACCCGTGAGTGGTTCCACTCGGGCAAGGCCACCTACATCGTGGCCGGTGAGGGTGCCGACGATTTCGAGGGCACGCTGGAGCTGGGTTACCAGGTGGGCTTCCCGTGGTCGCTGGGTGTGGGCATCAACTTCAGCTACACCACCCCCAACATCGCCTTCGACGGCCTGCAGGGTGTCGGGTTCTTCGATCCGGTGTTCGGTAACGAGTTCTCCGGCATCGTGACCCCGCCGCTGTTCCCGGGTGTGTCGATCAGCGCGGATCTGGGCAACGGCCCGGGTATCCAGGAGGTCGCGACGTTCTCGGTGGATGTCGAGGGTCCGGGTGGCTCGGTGGCGGTGTCCAACGCGCACGGCACGGTGACCGGTGCGGCCGGTGGTGTGCTGCTGCGTCCGTTCGCCCGGCTGGTCTCGTCGACCGGTGACAGCGTCACCACCTACGGCGAGCCCTGGAACATGAACTGA